A genomic region of Stenotrophomonas sp. NA06056 contains the following coding sequences:
- the pgl gene encoding 6-phosphogluconolactonase, with the protein MTPVFHDDRIDFINHGDADGWIEAVAAEMAQAINHDINELGRARILLSGGTTPAPVYQALAELDVHWDRVEVSLADERWLSPQDRDSNAWLVRENLLTRAEGAHFDPLVRIGKPLPECVYTANLQAQYSQAPSLVALGMGNDGHTASLFPGSRDLQRALESTLPYAALDATGCPGANQWPLRITLTPRGLRQCRQRLLLLRGKQKLQVLRQALDSNDPQQYPILNAINLDGARLRVHWAD; encoded by the coding sequence ATGACCCCCGTTTTCCACGACGACCGTATCGATTTCATCAACCACGGCGATGCCGATGGCTGGATCGAAGCGGTTGCTGCCGAAATGGCACAGGCGATCAACCACGACATCAACGAGCTGGGCCGCGCACGCATCCTGTTGTCCGGCGGCACCACGCCGGCACCGGTGTACCAGGCGCTGGCCGAGCTGGACGTGCATTGGGACCGCGTTGAAGTAAGCCTGGCCGACGAGCGCTGGTTGTCGCCGCAGGATCGTGACAGCAATGCATGGCTGGTGCGCGAAAACCTGCTCACGCGTGCCGAAGGTGCGCACTTCGATCCGCTGGTGCGGATCGGCAAGCCGCTGCCCGAGTGCGTCTACACGGCCAACCTGCAGGCCCAGTACAGCCAGGCACCAAGCCTGGTTGCACTGGGCATGGGCAATGACGGCCACACCGCGTCGTTGTTCCCGGGCTCGCGCGACCTGCAGCGCGCCCTTGAAAGCACCTTGCCGTATGCCGCGCTTGATGCCACCGGCTGCCCCGGTGCCAATCAGTGGCCGCTGCGCATCACCCTGACTCCGCGCGGCCTCCGCCAGTGCCGCCAGCGCCTGCTGCTGCTGCGCGGCAAGCAGAAGCTGCAGGTGCTGCGCCAGGCATTGGACAGCAACGACCCCCAGCAGTATCCGATCCTCAACGCGATCAACCTGGACGGCGCGCGCCTGCGCGTCCACTGGGCTGATTGA
- the glk gene encoding glucokinase produces the protein MSASSQPVLVADIGGTNARFALADTSQDAPLLKESIREYAVAEFPSLGDAARHHLEQIGATASRGVFAVAGRVDGDEARITNHPWVISRSRTAAMLGFNELHLINDFAAQAMAISLLQPDDVVQVGGASWVPGKPGQPRNYAVIGPGTGLGVGGLILRHGRCYPLETEGGHVSFPPGTPEEIRILEILSEQFGRVSNERLICGPGLVNIHRAICEMAGIDPGQLQPVDVTARALHGDPQAMRTVDVFCAVFGAIAGDLVLTQGAWDGVFLTGGLTPKMLDSLQHSGFRQRFEHKGRFSSIMARVPSLAVMHPHAGLLGAAAYAADAERDAPGVAA, from the coding sequence ATGAGTGCCAGCAGCCAGCCCGTGCTGGTCGCCGACATCGGCGGCACCAACGCCCGCTTCGCCCTGGCCGACACCTCGCAGGACGCCCCGCTGCTGAAAGAGAGCATCCGCGAGTACGCAGTGGCGGAGTTCCCGTCGCTGGGTGATGCCGCACGCCACCATCTGGAACAGATTGGCGCCACCGCGAGCCGCGGCGTGTTCGCCGTCGCCGGTCGTGTCGATGGTGACGAAGCCCGCATCACCAACCATCCGTGGGTGATCTCGCGCAGCCGCACGGCCGCGATGCTCGGTTTCAACGAACTGCACCTGATCAACGACTTCGCCGCGCAGGCGATGGCGATCTCGCTGCTGCAGCCCGATGACGTGGTCCAGGTCGGCGGTGCCTCCTGGGTTCCGGGCAAGCCGGGCCAGCCGCGCAATTACGCAGTGATCGGGCCGGGCACCGGCCTGGGCGTCGGCGGCCTGATCCTGCGCCACGGCCGCTGTTACCCGCTGGAAACCGAAGGCGGCCATGTCAGCTTCCCGCCGGGAACGCCGGAAGAGATCCGCATCCTGGAGATCCTGTCCGAGCAGTTCGGGCGCGTCTCCAACGAGCGACTGATCTGCGGCCCCGGCCTGGTCAACATCCATCGCGCCATCTGCGAGATGGCGGGTATCGACCCGGGCCAACTGCAGCCGGTGGACGTGACCGCTCGCGCCCTGCACGGCGATCCACAGGCGATGCGTACCGTGGATGTGTTCTGCGCGGTGTTCGGCGCGATTGCCGGTGACCTGGTGCTGACCCAGGGCGCCTGGGACGGCGTGTTCCTGACCGGCGGGCTGACTCCGAAGATGCTCGATTCATTGCAGCACTCCGGTTTCCGCCAGCGCTTCGAACACAAGGGCCGGTTCTCTTCGATCATGGCACGGGTGCCGTCGCTGGCCGTGATGCATCCCCACGCCGGACTGCTGGGCGCCGCTGCCTATGCTGCCGACGCCGAACGTGACGCACCAGGAGTTGCCGCATGA
- the edd gene encoding phosphogluconate dehydratase, with amino-acid sequence MSLHPQLQAITERVIRRSAASRAAYLAAIDASLRDGPFRSRLSCGNLAHGFAACGGTDKSRLRGGVTANLGIITAYNDMLSAHQPFETYPEQIRAVARELGATAQVAGAVPAMCDGVTQGRGGMELSLFSRDVIAQATAIGLSHDMFDTTVYLGVCDKIVPGLLIGALAFGHLPAVFVPAGPMTPGIPNKQKAEVRERYAAGEATREELLEAESASYHGAGTCTFYGTANSNQVLLEAMGVQLPGASFVNPDTALRDALTREATERALDITALGDDFRPLGRIIDERAIINAVIALMATGGSTNHTIHWIAVARAAGIVLTWDDFDELSQLIPLLARVYPNGEADVNRFAAAGGPAFVFGELIKAGLMHGDLVSVARGGMADYALEPQLREGKLVYLPGLERSADEEVVRGVDNPFESQGGLRLLRGNLGKSLIKLSAVKPQYRTIEAPAVVVDAPQVLNKLHAGGLLPEHFVAVVRYQGPRANGMPELHSLAPLLGLLQNQGRRVALVTDGRLSGASGKIPAAIHVTPEAARGGPLGKVREGDIIRLDGEAGTLEVLVDAAEWAARAHAPNTAPAANDLGRNLFAINRRVVGPADQGAISISCGPAAADGGPWDYDAEYELGHDAAAAAAPHEAKDA; translated from the coding sequence ATGAGCCTCCATCCGCAACTGCAAGCCATCACTGAGCGCGTCATCCGCCGCAGCGCCGCCTCGCGCGCCGCCTATCTGGCAGCAATCGACGCCTCCCTGCGCGATGGCCCGTTCCGCAGCCGCCTCAGCTGCGGCAATCTCGCCCACGGTTTCGCCGCCTGCGGTGGCACCGACAAGAGCCGCCTGCGCGGTGGCGTGACGGCCAATCTGGGCATCATCACTGCCTACAACGACATGCTGTCGGCACACCAGCCGTTCGAGACCTATCCCGAACAGATCCGCGCGGTAGCCCGTGAACTCGGCGCGACCGCACAGGTGGCCGGCGCGGTGCCGGCGATGTGCGACGGCGTCACCCAGGGCCGTGGCGGCATGGAGCTGTCGCTGTTTTCGCGTGATGTGATCGCGCAGGCCACGGCGATCGGGCTCAGCCACGACATGTTCGATACCACCGTGTACCTCGGTGTGTGCGACAAGATCGTTCCGGGCCTGCTGATCGGCGCCCTCGCCTTTGGCCACCTACCCGCCGTGTTCGTGCCGGCCGGCCCGATGACGCCGGGCATTCCCAACAAGCAGAAGGCCGAAGTGCGCGAGCGCTACGCCGCCGGCGAAGCCACCCGCGAAGAACTGCTGGAAGCCGAATCGGCCTCCTATCACGGTGCGGGCACCTGCACCTTCTACGGCACCGCAAATTCCAACCAGGTGCTGCTGGAGGCGATGGGTGTGCAGCTGCCGGGCGCGTCGTTCGTCAACCCGGATACCGCGCTGCGCGATGCGCTGACCCGCGAAGCCACCGAGCGTGCGCTGGACATCACTGCGCTGGGCGACGACTTCCGCCCGCTGGGCCGGATCATCGACGAGCGCGCGATCATCAACGCGGTCATCGCGCTGATGGCCACCGGTGGCTCGACCAACCACACCATCCACTGGATCGCGGTGGCGCGTGCGGCCGGCATTGTGCTGACGTGGGACGACTTCGACGAGCTGTCGCAGCTGATTCCGCTGCTGGCCCGCGTCTATCCGAACGGCGAAGCCGACGTGAACCGCTTCGCTGCAGCGGGCGGCCCGGCGTTCGTGTTCGGCGAGCTGATCAAGGCTGGCCTGATGCATGGCGATCTGGTCAGCGTGGCCCGTGGCGGCATGGCCGACTACGCCCTCGAACCGCAGCTGCGCGAGGGCAAGCTGGTCTATCTGCCGGGCCTGGAACGCAGTGCCGATGAAGAAGTGGTACGCGGTGTCGACAATCCGTTCGAGAGCCAGGGCGGCCTGCGCCTGCTGCGCGGCAACCTGGGCAAGTCACTGATCAAGCTGTCGGCGGTGAAGCCGCAGTACCGCACCATCGAAGCGCCAGCCGTGGTGGTGGATGCGCCGCAGGTGCTGAACAAGCTGCACGCCGGCGGCCTGCTGCCTGAGCATTTCGTGGCGGTGGTGCGTTACCAGGGACCACGTGCGAACGGCATGCCCGAACTGCATTCGCTGGCACCGCTGCTGGGTCTGCTGCAGAACCAGGGCCGGCGCGTGGCACTGGTCACCGATGGTCGCCTGTCCGGCGCGTCGGGCAAGATTCCGGCAGCCATCCACGTGACGCCGGAAGCCGCACGCGGTGGTCCGCTGGGCAAGGTGCGCGAGGGCGACATCATCCGCCTGGATGGTGAGGCCGGCACGCTTGAAGTGCTGGTGGATGCGGCCGAATGGGCCGCGCGTGCGCATGCGCCGAATACGGCACCGGCCGCCAATGACCTGGGCCGCAACCTGTTCGCGATCAACCGACGCGTGGTGGGTCCGGCGGATCAGGGGGCGATCTCGATTTCGTGTGGCCCGGCGGCGGCTGATGGGGGGCCGTGGGATTACGACGCGGAGTATGAGCTGGGGCACGATGCGGCGGCGGCGGCGGCGCCGCATGAGGCGAAGGACGCCTGA
- a CDS encoding bifunctional 4-hydroxy-2-oxoglutarate aldolase/2-dehydro-3-deoxy-phosphogluconate aldolase, with the protein MGIEQHQVRAAELLHAAGILPVVTIHTLDQARAVSAALLEGGLPAIELTLRTPVAMEALAMLKRELPDVVVGAGTVLTVEQMQQSIDAGADFLVTPGTPPVLADALAAAPLPVVPGAATPTELLSLYARGFRVCKLFPATAVGGLAMIKGVAGPIADLKLCPTGGITENTAAEYLEQKNVVCIGGSWMVPGNWIDAGQWDKVRESAAQAAKIVKRVRGH; encoded by the coding sequence ATGGGTATCGAACAACATCAGGTGCGGGCGGCGGAGCTGTTGCATGCGGCGGGCATCCTGCCGGTGGTGACGATTCATACGCTGGACCAGGCACGCGCGGTCAGTGCAGCGTTGCTGGAAGGTGGTCTGCCGGCGATCGAGCTGACGCTGCGGACGCCGGTAGCGATGGAAGCGCTGGCGATGCTCAAGCGTGAGCTGCCGGATGTGGTGGTCGGTGCCGGCACGGTGCTGACCGTGGAGCAGATGCAGCAGTCCATCGATGCGGGCGCGGATTTCCTGGTGACGCCGGGTACGCCGCCGGTACTGGCCGATGCGCTGGCCGCTGCTCCGCTGCCGGTGGTGCCGGGTGCAGCCACGCCGACCGAGCTGCTGTCGCTCTACGCGCGCGGCTTCCGCGTGTGCAAGCTGTTCCCGGCCACAGCCGTGGGCGGCCTGGCGATGATCAAGGGCGTTGCTGGCCCGATTGCCGACCTCAAGCTGTGCCCGACCGGTGGCATCACCGAGAACACCGCCGCCGAGTACCTGGAGCAGAAGAACGTGGTCTGCATCGGTGGCTCGTGGATGGTGCCGGGCAACTGGATCGATGCGGGCCAGTGGGACAAGGTGCGCGAAAGCGCGGCGCAGGCCGCGAAGATCGTCAAGCGCGTACGCGGCCACTGA
- the zwf gene encoding glucose-6-phosphate dehydrogenase, whose translation MHDTLFLFGATGDLAQRYLFPSLLRLLGDGLLPEDFRIRALALSGHDTEAFHDILRPRLQQAMPMASQEDIASLLRRIDYRSVDLRDVDSVAAAVSDLVDRRCVSYLAIPPGLYISTCEGLAKGGALAAPARLMLEKPIGSDSESAEEIITTIGQWIDEDRVFRLDHYLGKAAVQNLIALRFGNTLLEAVWNRNYIESVHILVAESEGVDGRDAYYARSGALRDMVQSHILQLLCMVAMEPPASLEADRIRDEKVKVLRALRPLDAKHAAHDSIRGRYTAGSINGQPAQAYQPPEGSDVETFAGVTAHIDNWRWSGVPFHLVTGKRLPERTTRVVVTLKPVTHWLFERPQRAQAAPNRLVFQLQPQENIELGLMSSLAGPEWGALELQPLELELSVPTGLHRRIAYERLFLDAFNGNHTLFVRDDEVRAAWAWIDSVADAWKEAKLPLEPYPAGQWGPSNAGEFLPQGVDAPDSGASE comes from the coding sequence ATGCACGACACACTCTTCCTGTTTGGTGCCACAGGTGATCTGGCCCAGCGCTACCTGTTCCCTTCGCTGCTGCGCCTGCTCGGCGACGGCCTGCTACCGGAGGATTTCCGCATCCGTGCGCTGGCCCTGTCCGGCCACGACACCGAAGCCTTCCATGACATCCTGCGCCCGCGACTGCAGCAGGCCATGCCAATGGCCAGTCAGGAGGACATCGCCTCGCTGCTGCGTCGCATCGACTACCGCTCGGTGGACCTGCGCGACGTCGACTCGGTGGCCGCTGCCGTGTCCGACCTGGTCGACCGCCGCTGCGTGAGCTACCTGGCGATCCCGCCGGGCCTGTACATCTCCACCTGCGAAGGCCTGGCCAAGGGTGGCGCGCTGGCCGCACCCGCGCGCCTGATGCTGGAGAAGCCGATCGGCAGCGACAGTGAAAGCGCCGAGGAGATCATCACCACCATCGGCCAGTGGATCGACGAAGACCGCGTGTTCCGCCTCGATCACTACCTGGGCAAGGCGGCGGTGCAGAACCTGATCGCACTGCGTTTCGGCAATACGCTGCTGGAAGCGGTGTGGAACCGTAACTACATCGAATCGGTGCACATCCTGGTCGCCGAGAGCGAAGGCGTGGATGGCCGCGATGCCTACTACGCGCGCTCCGGCGCCCTGCGCGATATGGTGCAGAGCCACATCCTGCAGTTGCTGTGCATGGTGGCGATGGAGCCGCCGGCGTCGCTGGAAGCCGACCGCATCCGCGATGAGAAGGTCAAGGTGCTGCGCGCCCTGCGTCCGCTTGATGCCAAGCACGCCGCGCATGACAGCATCCGCGGCCGCTACACCGCCGGCAGCATCAACGGCCAGCCGGCACAGGCCTACCAGCCGCCGGAAGGCAGCGACGTGGAGACCTTCGCCGGTGTCACCGCGCACATCGACAACTGGCGCTGGAGCGGCGTGCCGTTCCACCTGGTCACCGGCAAGCGCCTGCCCGAGCGCACCACCCGCGTGGTGGTGACCCTCAAGCCGGTCACCCATTGGTTGTTCGAGCGTCCGCAGCGCGCGCAGGCCGCACCGAATCGCCTCGTGTTCCAGCTGCAGCCGCAGGAAAACATCGAACTGGGCCTGATGAGCAGCCTGGCCGGCCCGGAATGGGGCGCGCTGGAACTGCAGCCGCTGGAGCTGGAGCTGTCGGTGCCGACCGGCCTGCACCGCCGCATCGCCTACGAACGCCTGTTCCTGGATGCCTTCAACGGCAACCACACGCTGTTCGTGCGCGATGACGAAGTGCGCGCCGCCTGGGCTTGGATCGACAGCGTGGCCGACGCCTGGAAGGAGGCCAAGCTGCCGCTGGAGCCCTACCCCGCCGGCCAGTGGGGCCCGAGCAATGCGGGCGAGTTCCTGCCGCAGGGCGTGGATGCACCGGACAGCGGAGCGTCGGAATGA
- a CDS encoding response regulator: MTIRVYLVDDHALVRTGMKMILSSDTDIEVVGEAETGEEALPAIRQLQPDVVLCDLHLPGVSGMEVTERIVRGHRSTRVVIVSVLEDGPLPKRLLEAGAAGYIGKGCDAQELLRAVRDVAAGRRYLGTSIAQNLALSTVEGNGSPFDNLSPRELEVALLLTQGLRQEDIARRLSLSAKTVNTHKARLFEKMGIHDNIALARMASQYGLVDPARPL, from the coding sequence ATGACGATTCGAGTCTACCTGGTGGATGACCACGCGTTGGTCCGCACCGGGATGAAGATGATACTGTCGAGTGACACCGACATTGAGGTGGTGGGCGAGGCCGAGACGGGCGAAGAAGCGCTGCCCGCGATCCGCCAGCTGCAACCGGACGTGGTGCTGTGCGATCTGCACCTGCCTGGTGTGAGCGGGATGGAAGTGACCGAGCGCATCGTGCGTGGTCACCGCAGCACGCGGGTGGTGATCGTGTCGGTGCTGGAAGATGGCCCGCTGCCCAAGCGCCTGCTCGAAGCGGGTGCCGCCGGCTACATCGGCAAAGGCTGTGATGCACAGGAACTGCTGCGCGCGGTGCGCGACGTCGCCGCCGGACGGCGTTACCTGGGCACGAGCATCGCGCAGAACCTGGCGCTGTCGACGGTGGAAGGCAACGGTTCGCCGTTCGACAACCTGTCGCCGCGCGAGCTTGAGGTGGCGCTGCTGCTGACCCAGGGCCTGCGCCAGGAAGACATCGCGCGGCGCCTGAGCCTGAGTGCGAAGACGGTGAACACGCACAAGGCGCGGTTGTTCGAGAAGATGGGGATCCACGACAACATCGCGTTGGCGCGGATGGCCAGCCAGTATGGGCTGGTGGATCCGGCACGGCCGCTGTAA
- a CDS encoding phosphatase PAP2 family protein: protein MSEAPGKPTILAAPEPASGFRHWMARNAWRLLLLFAGVLLPLAGFVALADEVHEFESFHFDAPLLWQMHGLHSPWLDRIFVLLSKLGYEWFLIPADVLIVGALAWHRRWREATFVAVSFVGSALLNMGSKHFFQRDRPSLWESIAPESTFSFPSGHAMGSMTLAVTLVLLAWNTRWRWPVLLLAPAFSLLVSVSRVYLGVHYPSDILAGWCAALVWVVGCYLVMFSRRHPWRRHGSPPATASEAITQGE from the coding sequence ATGTCCGAAGCGCCGGGTAAGCCGACGATCCTCGCTGCACCGGAGCCAGCCTCCGGTTTCCGCCACTGGATGGCGCGCAATGCCTGGCGGCTGCTGTTGCTGTTTGCCGGTGTGCTGCTGCCGTTGGCCGGATTCGTCGCCCTGGCCGACGAGGTGCACGAGTTCGAGTCCTTCCACTTCGACGCGCCGCTGCTGTGGCAGATGCACGGTCTGCATTCGCCGTGGCTGGACCGGATCTTCGTATTGCTGTCGAAGCTGGGGTACGAGTGGTTCCTGATCCCGGCCGACGTGCTGATTGTCGGCGCGCTGGCCTGGCACCGGCGCTGGCGCGAAGCGACCTTCGTGGCCGTGAGCTTCGTAGGGTCGGCGCTGCTGAACATGGGCAGCAAGCACTTCTTCCAGCGTGACCGCCCCAGCCTGTGGGAATCGATCGCGCCGGAATCCACGTTCAGTTTCCCCAGTGGCCACGCGATGGGCTCGATGACCCTGGCGGTCACCCTGGTGCTGCTGGCCTGGAATACCCGCTGGCGCTGGCCGGTACTGCTGCTGGCGCCAGCGTTCAGCCTGCTGGTGAGCGTTTCCCGGGTCTATCTGGGGGTGCACTACCCCTCGGACATCCTGGCCGGATGGTGTGCCGCGCTGGTTTGGGTGGTAGGGTGCTATCTGGTCATGTTCAGTCGCCGTCACCCATGGCGACGGCACGGTTCGCCGCCAGCGACGGCCAGCGAAGCGATCACGCAAGGGGAGTGA